A stretch of the Oncorhynchus clarkii lewisi isolate Uvic-CL-2024 chromosome 9, UVic_Ocla_1.0, whole genome shotgun sequence genome encodes the following:
- the LOC139415977 gene encoding rho guanine nucleotide exchange factor 11-like isoform X3 — protein sequence MSLRTPTSTLDSPFAAWLSSLTIGDSERNTSSGQQREPPADIPPENTGPGLVQRCVVVQKDQLGFGFTVCGERIKLVQNVRPGGAAVKAGVHEGDRIIKVNGSLVSSMSHQEVVKLIKSGPYVALTLQGPPPSAAALILQPLPADLLPNQRTSLGGEAPPPPPPPLPPGLTSTPSQRINKPLQNLDVQKHATQILRNMLEQGEAELQDLMEELSRNPSPSLEERIDSAKRRTQQVRVKIKQDLDGTRPEAVSNYVIAGDARLSVDSSEGDFETCESPHSSPSFFRTPLRWRQGSDTHTFSDSAGKTQIIGPEEEEEEDDSYAVNEMDGPFQDIELLKSRPAHMTVFMRYVFSQLLDPNPLLFYLSVEAYLGSSPKDARALAPQICSHFLDPDAPLKIRVREEYLADIESRLHAQEDIRGPLSELQQQVLPDIQDQIQDYRNKQMMGLGSLFGEGDLQQLDGDPAKEKQVVDRQVTALWEILSKHEDDRSSPLASAVLLYLRHSGIKLRDSRVFPGLSTEKEKWLAFFPKTKKLSSAKKEKDGEDRKRNPILKYIGKPRSTSQSMRPGSVRNIIQQFENHPEIPGEEGDEGDLQRLSSSSLGEDSMDSPMVSVRLARSESLKAQGEGRRRGGASGVETVPRSRSDVDMEDCGEEIEGPGLRPLHHSASSSATSSSARSLENPTPPYTPRSSRRQFEESPVALLPDAPALEDDVVDSHNWQETVAPQVLATLCPREVDRQAVIYELLTTEASHLRTLRVLDQVFFQKMRCVLSSDELACIFPNLPQVYQLHVSLCEAMKKKRESPIVQGIGDIMLARFEGVAGEEFQEQASHLCSQQSQALELIKNKQRKDPRFTHIIQECEASPHCRRLQLKDLLVSETQRLTKYPLLLDNIIKHTEAGSTDLPPLQRAQACCRGILQAVNEVVRETEHRQRLNQYQRRLDPTPQFKSLDLTSKTMIHEGPLTWKVSKDKTLEIQALLLSDLLVLLQRGPDDRLLLRCPSRWLGGGGGGSGDTKASFSPVVQLDSLLVRSVATDNKALYVISTTERKIYELVAGTSSEKNIWKDQLEKTISLVAGSSPSTNNRSTPIFSPSLGNASPVSTGSHVYQSDDSMTEQVVFMETDSPNDEDNELARTTPTDQSGAFFCGEGQDYVKRRIGVAEAALEDVETLRQLIFRDLEDGWSHGSDGTPTNEAANERSPFNDHQRTPSSETLLSVSPSQWEAEHAEAPPSEVECPSVHVVRKAVVAGSPSIPDDITEDVTLHSDQSPEPRGEASVRGNVFYLVMPTEQGEGLLDESHTDEVNDPPTPTTTELPDLEQEVISSPVQTHEKEGQVASIMSADNQSERGNLSRQEGQSQSQKSLQSHIIKNVDDIFHTIEELMRKLHQLRDIETAHHQLRKTLREPPVNPESGDLFRIQATIVRTPFLDRDPGDGKEASPAEPAKLKILSTGF from the exons ATGAGTCTCCGCACCCCCACCTCAACACTGGACAG CCCTTTTGCTGCTTG GCTAAGCAGCCTGACGATAGGAGACTCGGAGCGCAACACCTCCAGCGGCCAGCAGAGGGAGCCTCCAGCTGACATCCCCCCTGAGAACACAG gtcCAGGTCTGGTTCAGAGATGTGTGGTGGTACAGAAAGACCAGCTGGGGTTTGGCTTCACCGTGTGTGGCGAGAGGATCAAGCTGGTGCAGAATGTCCGACCAG GTGGTGCAGCAGTCAAGGCAGGGGTCCACGAGGGAGACAGAATCATAAAG gtGAACGGCTCGCTGGTGTCGTCCATGTCTCACCAGGAGGTGGTGAAGCTCATCAAGT CTGGGCCGTATGTTGCCCTGACACTTCAAGGACCGCCCCCTTCAGCAGCCGCCCTCATCCTCCAACCCCTCCCCGCTGACCTCTTACCCAATCAGAGGACGTCACTGGGAGGTGAAGCCccgccaccaccacctccacccctgCCCCCCGGACTTACCAGCACCCCCTCCCAAAGAATCAACAAACCACTACAG AACCTAGATGTACAGAAACACGCCACTCAGATCCTCAGGAACATGTTGGAACAGGGAGAGGCTGAGCTCCAG GACTTGATGGAGGAGCTGTCACGGAACCCCTCCCCATCACTGGAGGAGCGAATCGATAGTGCCAAGAGGCGCACCCAACAAGTGCGGGTTAAAATCAAGCAAGATCTG GATGGAACTCGCCCCGAAGCTGTGTCCAACTATGTAATAGCAGGAGATG CTCGGCTGTCGGTGGACTCAAGTGAAGGAGACTTTGAG ACCTGTGAGAgcccccactcctccccctccttcttcaGGACCCCCCTACGCTGGAGACAGGGCTccgacacacacaccttctctgactcg GCTGGGAAGACTCAGATCATTGGCcccgaggaagaggaggaagaggacgacAGCTATGCTGTCAATGAG ATGGACGGTCCATTTCAGGACATAGAGCTTCTCAAGTCGAGACCGGCCCATATGACGGTGTTCATGAGATATGTCTTCAGCCAGCTACTGGATCCCAACCCACTG CTGTTCTACCTGTCAGTGGAGGCCTACCTGGGCTCCAGCCCTAAAGACGCCCGTGCCCTCGCGCCTCAGATCTGCTCCCACTTCCTGGACCCTGATGCT CCGTTAAAAATCAGAGTACGAGAAGAGTACCTGGCTGATATAG AGAGTCGTCTCCATGCCCAGGAGGACATCAGGGGACCTCTGTCTGAGCTCCAACAGCAGGTGCTACCTGACATTCAGGACCAAATACAGgactacag GAACAAGCAGATGATGGGTCTGGGCTCTCTGTTTGGAGAGGGAGACCTGCAGCAGCTGGATGGAGACCCAGCCAAGGAGAAACAGGTGGTGGACAGACAGGTCACTGCTCTCTGGGAGATACT CTCGAAGCACGAAGACGACAGAAG ttCTCCTCTAGCCTCTGCGGTGCTGTTGTACCTCCGTCACTCGGGCATTAAGCTGAGGGACTCCAGGGTGTTTCCAGGACTCAGCACTGAGAAGGAGAAGTGGCTCGCCTTTTTCCCCAAGACCAAGAAG CTGAGCAGTGCAAagaaagagaaggatggagaggacaggaagagaaacCCCATCCTGAAGTATATCGGCAAGCCTAGGAGCACCTCCCAGTCca TGCGTCCTGGCAGTGTGAGGAACATCATCCAGCAGTTTGAGAACCACCCAGAGATCCCCGGGGAGGAGGGGGACGAGGGAGACCTCCAGAGACTGTCCTCCAGCAGCCTGGGAGAGGACAGTATGGAcag CCCTATGGTGTCGGTGCGTCTGGCTCGTAGTGAGTCTCTGAAGGCGCAGGGGGAGGGGCGTCGGCGGGGCGGGGCTTCAGGAGTGGAGACAGTCCCTCGTTCCCGTAGCGACGTGGACATGGAGGACTGTGGGGAGGAGATAGAGGGGCCGGGCCTGAGACCCCTACACCACAGCGCCTCCTCCTCAGCCACCAGTAGCTCAGCACG ATCCTTGGAGAACCCCACGCCTCCATACACCCCTCGGTCGTCTAGACGACA GTTTGAGGAGTCCCCGGTGGCCCTGCTCCCTGATGCCCCAGCCCTAGAGGACGACGTGGTGGACAGTCACAACTGGCAGGAGACAGTGGCCCCTCAGGTCCTGGCTACACTCTGTCCCCGAGAGGTGGACCGACAGGCCGTCATTTACG agTTGTTGACGACAGAGGCGTCTCACCTGCGTACTCTCAGGGTCTTGGATCAGGTGTTTTTCCAGAAGATGAGGTGTGTTCTGAGCTCTGACGAGCTGGCCTGCATCTTCCCCAACCTGCCTCAGGTctaccaactacatg TGAGCCTGTGTGAAGCCATGAAGAAGAAAAGGGAATCTCCAATCGTTCAGGGCATCGGTGACATCATGCTGGCCAGG tTTGAGGGCGTGGCGGGGGAGGAGTTTCAGGAGCAGGCGTCCCACCTGTGCAGCCAGCAGTCTCAGGCTCTGGAACTCATTAAGAACAAGCAGCGCAAAGACCCCCGCTTCACACACATCATCCAG GAGTGTGAGGCCAGTCCTCACTGTAGGAGGCTGCAGCTGAAGGACCTGCTGGTGTCTGAGACACAGAGACTCACCAAGTACCCTCTGTTACTGGACAACATCATCAAACACACAGAGG CTGGCTCCACAGACCTCCCGCCTCTCCAACGTGCACAGGCCTGCTGCCGTGGGATTCTGCAGGCCGTCAATGAAGTCGTCAGGGAGACTGAACACCGGCAACGACTCAACCAATACCAGCGCAGGCTGGACCCCACGCCACAGTTCAAG aGTCTGGACCTGACCAGTAAGACAATGATCCATGAGGGTCCTCTCACCTGGAAAGTCAGTAAAGACAAAACCTTAG AGATCCAGGCCCTGCTGCTATCAGACCTGCTGGTTCTGCTCCAGAGAGGTCCAGACGACCGGCTGCTACTGCGCTGCCCGTCCCGCTggctggggggaggaggaggtggtagcgGGGACACCAAGGCCTCCTTCAGCCCCGTGGTCCAGCTAGACTCCCTCCTGGTGCGCTCTGTGGCCACAG ACAACAAGGCCCTGTACGTCATCAGCACCACAGAGAGAAAGATCTATGAACTGGTAGCGGGGACGTCCTCAGAGAAAAACAT CTGGAAGGACCAACTTGAAAAGACCATCTCATTGGTTGCTGGCTCCTCACCTTCGACCAATAACAGATCCACACCTATTTT ctccccaAGTCTTGGCAACGCTTCCCCTGTCTCAACTGGCAGCCATGTCTATCAATCAG ACGACTCGATGACGGAGCAGGTGGTTTTCATGGAGACGGACTCCCCTAACGATGAGGATAACGAACTCGCACGCACCACACCAACGGACCAATCAGGAGCTTTCTTCTGCGGGGAGGGGCAGGACTACGTCAAGCGACGAATTGGAGTAGCAGAGGCAGCTCTTGAAGACG TGGAGACGCTAAGGCAGCTGATTTTCCGCGACCTGGAAGATGGGTGGAGTCACGGCTCAGATGGCACGCCCACAAATGAGGCAGCCAATGAGAGGAGCCCGTTCAATGACCACCAGAGGACGCCGTCCTCTGAGACTCTCCTTAGCGTCAGTCCCAGCCAATGGGAGGCTGAGCACGCAGAAGCACCGCCCTCGGAGGTGGAGTGCCCAAGTGTGCATGTTGTGAGGAAAG CTGTGGTTGCGGGCTCCCCTTCTATCCCTGATGACATCACTGAAGATGTCACCCTCCACTCTGACCAATCACCTGAGCCGAGAGGCGAGGCCAGTGTACGGG GAAACGTGTTCTACCTGGTGATGCCTACAGAGCAGGGAGAGGGACTGCTGGACGAGAGTCACACAGATGAGGTCAACGACCCCCCCACCCCGACCACCACTGAACTTCCTGATCTGGAACAGGAAGTGATTTCATCGCCCGTACAGACTCATGAGAAAGAAGGGCAGGTCGCTTCCATCATGTCTGCGGACAATCAATCGGAGAGGGGAAATCTGAGTCGGCAGGAAGGGCAGAGTCAATCACAAAAGAGCCTCCAGAGCCATATAATCAAAAACGTGGATGACATTTTCCACACCATCGAGGAGTTGATGAGAAAGCTGCACCAGCTGAGG GACATAGAGACAGCTCATCACCAGCTCCGGAAAACACTGAGAGAGCCGCCTGTCAATCCAGAGTCTGGTGACCTCTTTCGTATCCAGGCAACCATCGTCAGGACACCGTTTCTGGACCGGGACCCAGGGGACG gaaaGGAGGCGAGCCCAGCAGAGCCAGCCAAGCTGAAGATCCTCTCCACTGGATTCTAA
- the LOC139415977 gene encoding rho guanine nucleotide exchange factor 11-like isoform X1, which translates to MSLRTPTSTLDSPFAAWLSSLTIGDSERNTSSGQQREPPADIPPENTGPGLVQRCVVVQKDQLGFGFTVCGERIKLVQNVRPGGAAVKAGVHEGDRIIKVNGSLVSSMSHQEVVKLIKSGPYVALTLQGPPPSAAALILQPLPADLLPNQRTSLGGEAPPPPPPPLPPGLTSTPSQRINKPLQNLDVQKHATQILRNMLEQGEAELQDLMEELSRNPSPSLEERIDSAKRRTQQVRVKIKQDLDGTRPEAVSNYVIAGDARLSVDSSEGDFETCESPHSSPSFFRTPLRWRQGSDTHTFSDSAGKTQIIGPEEEEEEDDSYAVNEMDGPFQDIELLKSRPAHMTVFMRYVFSQLLDPNPLLFYLSVEAYLGSSPKDARALAPQICSHFLDPDAPLKIRVREEYLADIESRLHAQEDIRGPLSELQQQVLPDIQDQIQDYRNKQMMGLGSLFGEGDLQQLDGDPAKEKQVVDRQVTALWEILSKHEDDRSSPLASAVLLYLRHSGIKLRDSRVFPGLSTEKEKWLAFFPKTKKLSSAKKEKDGEDRKRNPILKYIGKPRSTSQSTFHVPLSPTEVRPGSVRNIIQQFENHPEIPGEEGDEGDLQRLSSSSLGEDSMDSPMVSVRLARSESLKAQGEGRRRGGASGVETVPRSRSDVDMEDCGEEIEGPGLRPLHHSASSSATSSSARSLENPTPPYTPRSSRRQFEESPVALLPDAPALEDDVVDSHNWQETVAPQVLATLCPREVDRQAVIYELLTTEASHLRTLRVLDQVFFQKMRCVLSSDELACIFPNLPQVYQLHVSLCEAMKKKRESPIVQGIGDIMLARFEGVAGEEFQEQASHLCSQQSQALELIKNKQRKDPRFTHIIQECEASPHCRRLQLKDLLVSETQRLTKYPLLLDNIIKHTEAGSTDLPPLQRAQACCRGILQAVNEVVRETEHRQRLNQYQRRLDPTPQFKSLDLTSKTMIHEGPLTWKVSKDKTLEIQALLLSDLLVLLQRGPDDRLLLRCPSRWLGGGGGGSGDTKASFSPVVQLDSLLVRSVATDNKALYVISTTERKIYELVAGTSSEKNIWKDQLEKTISLVAGSSPSTNNRSTPIFSPSLGNASPVSTGSHVYQSDDSMTEQVVFMETDSPNDEDNELARTTPTDQSGAFFCGEGQDYVKRRIGVAEAALEDVETLRQLIFRDLEDGWSHGSDGTPTNEAANERSPFNDHQRTPSSETLLSVSPSQWEAEHAEAPPSEVECPSVHVVRKAVVAGSPSIPDDITEDVTLHSDQSPEPRGEASVRGNVFYLVMPTEQGEGLLDESHTDEVNDPPTPTTTELPDLEQEVISSPVQTHEKEGQVASIMSADNQSERGNLSRQEGQSQSQKSLQSHIIKNVDDIFHTIEELMRKLHQLRDIETAHHQLRKTLREPPVNPESGDLFRIQATIVRTPFLDRDPGDGKEASPAEPAKLKILSTGF; encoded by the exons ATGAGTCTCCGCACCCCCACCTCAACACTGGACAG CCCTTTTGCTGCTTG GCTAAGCAGCCTGACGATAGGAGACTCGGAGCGCAACACCTCCAGCGGCCAGCAGAGGGAGCCTCCAGCTGACATCCCCCCTGAGAACACAG gtcCAGGTCTGGTTCAGAGATGTGTGGTGGTACAGAAAGACCAGCTGGGGTTTGGCTTCACCGTGTGTGGCGAGAGGATCAAGCTGGTGCAGAATGTCCGACCAG GTGGTGCAGCAGTCAAGGCAGGGGTCCACGAGGGAGACAGAATCATAAAG gtGAACGGCTCGCTGGTGTCGTCCATGTCTCACCAGGAGGTGGTGAAGCTCATCAAGT CTGGGCCGTATGTTGCCCTGACACTTCAAGGACCGCCCCCTTCAGCAGCCGCCCTCATCCTCCAACCCCTCCCCGCTGACCTCTTACCCAATCAGAGGACGTCACTGGGAGGTGAAGCCccgccaccaccacctccacccctgCCCCCCGGACTTACCAGCACCCCCTCCCAAAGAATCAACAAACCACTACAG AACCTAGATGTACAGAAACACGCCACTCAGATCCTCAGGAACATGTTGGAACAGGGAGAGGCTGAGCTCCAG GACTTGATGGAGGAGCTGTCACGGAACCCCTCCCCATCACTGGAGGAGCGAATCGATAGTGCCAAGAGGCGCACCCAACAAGTGCGGGTTAAAATCAAGCAAGATCTG GATGGAACTCGCCCCGAAGCTGTGTCCAACTATGTAATAGCAGGAGATG CTCGGCTGTCGGTGGACTCAAGTGAAGGAGACTTTGAG ACCTGTGAGAgcccccactcctccccctccttcttcaGGACCCCCCTACGCTGGAGACAGGGCTccgacacacacaccttctctgactcg GCTGGGAAGACTCAGATCATTGGCcccgaggaagaggaggaagaggacgacAGCTATGCTGTCAATGAG ATGGACGGTCCATTTCAGGACATAGAGCTTCTCAAGTCGAGACCGGCCCATATGACGGTGTTCATGAGATATGTCTTCAGCCAGCTACTGGATCCCAACCCACTG CTGTTCTACCTGTCAGTGGAGGCCTACCTGGGCTCCAGCCCTAAAGACGCCCGTGCCCTCGCGCCTCAGATCTGCTCCCACTTCCTGGACCCTGATGCT CCGTTAAAAATCAGAGTACGAGAAGAGTACCTGGCTGATATAG AGAGTCGTCTCCATGCCCAGGAGGACATCAGGGGACCTCTGTCTGAGCTCCAACAGCAGGTGCTACCTGACATTCAGGACCAAATACAGgactacag GAACAAGCAGATGATGGGTCTGGGCTCTCTGTTTGGAGAGGGAGACCTGCAGCAGCTGGATGGAGACCCAGCCAAGGAGAAACAGGTGGTGGACAGACAGGTCACTGCTCTCTGGGAGATACT CTCGAAGCACGAAGACGACAGAAG ttCTCCTCTAGCCTCTGCGGTGCTGTTGTACCTCCGTCACTCGGGCATTAAGCTGAGGGACTCCAGGGTGTTTCCAGGACTCAGCACTGAGAAGGAGAAGTGGCTCGCCTTTTTCCCCAAGACCAAGAAG CTGAGCAGTGCAAagaaagagaaggatggagaggacaggaagagaaacCCCATCCTGAAGTATATCGGCAAGCCTAGGAGCACCTCCCAGTCca CGTTCCATGTCCCCTTGTCTCCCACTGAAG TGCGTCCTGGCAGTGTGAGGAACATCATCCAGCAGTTTGAGAACCACCCAGAGATCCCCGGGGAGGAGGGGGACGAGGGAGACCTCCAGAGACTGTCCTCCAGCAGCCTGGGAGAGGACAGTATGGAcag CCCTATGGTGTCGGTGCGTCTGGCTCGTAGTGAGTCTCTGAAGGCGCAGGGGGAGGGGCGTCGGCGGGGCGGGGCTTCAGGAGTGGAGACAGTCCCTCGTTCCCGTAGCGACGTGGACATGGAGGACTGTGGGGAGGAGATAGAGGGGCCGGGCCTGAGACCCCTACACCACAGCGCCTCCTCCTCAGCCACCAGTAGCTCAGCACG ATCCTTGGAGAACCCCACGCCTCCATACACCCCTCGGTCGTCTAGACGACA GTTTGAGGAGTCCCCGGTGGCCCTGCTCCCTGATGCCCCAGCCCTAGAGGACGACGTGGTGGACAGTCACAACTGGCAGGAGACAGTGGCCCCTCAGGTCCTGGCTACACTCTGTCCCCGAGAGGTGGACCGACAGGCCGTCATTTACG agTTGTTGACGACAGAGGCGTCTCACCTGCGTACTCTCAGGGTCTTGGATCAGGTGTTTTTCCAGAAGATGAGGTGTGTTCTGAGCTCTGACGAGCTGGCCTGCATCTTCCCCAACCTGCCTCAGGTctaccaactacatg TGAGCCTGTGTGAAGCCATGAAGAAGAAAAGGGAATCTCCAATCGTTCAGGGCATCGGTGACATCATGCTGGCCAGG tTTGAGGGCGTGGCGGGGGAGGAGTTTCAGGAGCAGGCGTCCCACCTGTGCAGCCAGCAGTCTCAGGCTCTGGAACTCATTAAGAACAAGCAGCGCAAAGACCCCCGCTTCACACACATCATCCAG GAGTGTGAGGCCAGTCCTCACTGTAGGAGGCTGCAGCTGAAGGACCTGCTGGTGTCTGAGACACAGAGACTCACCAAGTACCCTCTGTTACTGGACAACATCATCAAACACACAGAGG CTGGCTCCACAGACCTCCCGCCTCTCCAACGTGCACAGGCCTGCTGCCGTGGGATTCTGCAGGCCGTCAATGAAGTCGTCAGGGAGACTGAACACCGGCAACGACTCAACCAATACCAGCGCAGGCTGGACCCCACGCCACAGTTCAAG aGTCTGGACCTGACCAGTAAGACAATGATCCATGAGGGTCCTCTCACCTGGAAAGTCAGTAAAGACAAAACCTTAG AGATCCAGGCCCTGCTGCTATCAGACCTGCTGGTTCTGCTCCAGAGAGGTCCAGACGACCGGCTGCTACTGCGCTGCCCGTCCCGCTggctggggggaggaggaggtggtagcgGGGACACCAAGGCCTCCTTCAGCCCCGTGGTCCAGCTAGACTCCCTCCTGGTGCGCTCTGTGGCCACAG ACAACAAGGCCCTGTACGTCATCAGCACCACAGAGAGAAAGATCTATGAACTGGTAGCGGGGACGTCCTCAGAGAAAAACAT CTGGAAGGACCAACTTGAAAAGACCATCTCATTGGTTGCTGGCTCCTCACCTTCGACCAATAACAGATCCACACCTATTTT ctccccaAGTCTTGGCAACGCTTCCCCTGTCTCAACTGGCAGCCATGTCTATCAATCAG ACGACTCGATGACGGAGCAGGTGGTTTTCATGGAGACGGACTCCCCTAACGATGAGGATAACGAACTCGCACGCACCACACCAACGGACCAATCAGGAGCTTTCTTCTGCGGGGAGGGGCAGGACTACGTCAAGCGACGAATTGGAGTAGCAGAGGCAGCTCTTGAAGACG TGGAGACGCTAAGGCAGCTGATTTTCCGCGACCTGGAAGATGGGTGGAGTCACGGCTCAGATGGCACGCCCACAAATGAGGCAGCCAATGAGAGGAGCCCGTTCAATGACCACCAGAGGACGCCGTCCTCTGAGACTCTCCTTAGCGTCAGTCCCAGCCAATGGGAGGCTGAGCACGCAGAAGCACCGCCCTCGGAGGTGGAGTGCCCAAGTGTGCATGTTGTGAGGAAAG CTGTGGTTGCGGGCTCCCCTTCTATCCCTGATGACATCACTGAAGATGTCACCCTCCACTCTGACCAATCACCTGAGCCGAGAGGCGAGGCCAGTGTACGGG GAAACGTGTTCTACCTGGTGATGCCTACAGAGCAGGGAGAGGGACTGCTGGACGAGAGTCACACAGATGAGGTCAACGACCCCCCCACCCCGACCACCACTGAACTTCCTGATCTGGAACAGGAAGTGATTTCATCGCCCGTACAGACTCATGAGAAAGAAGGGCAGGTCGCTTCCATCATGTCTGCGGACAATCAATCGGAGAGGGGAAATCTGAGTCGGCAGGAAGGGCAGAGTCAATCACAAAAGAGCCTCCAGAGCCATATAATCAAAAACGTGGATGACATTTTCCACACCATCGAGGAGTTGATGAGAAAGCTGCACCAGCTGAGG GACATAGAGACAGCTCATCACCAGCTCCGGAAAACACTGAGAGAGCCGCCTGTCAATCCAGAGTCTGGTGACCTCTTTCGTATCCAGGCAACCATCGTCAGGACACCGTTTCTGGACCGGGACCCAGGGGACG gaaaGGAGGCGAGCCCAGCAGAGCCAGCCAAGCTGAAGATCCTCTCCACTGGATTCTAA